A region of Mauremys mutica isolate MM-2020 ecotype Southern chromosome 2, ASM2049712v1, whole genome shotgun sequence DNA encodes the following proteins:
- the LOC123363342 gene encoding prostate stem cell antigen-like, translating into MKAFLVILLAAVLCTEPGGSLKCYTCKTQLSNSNCQTETTCANTSQMCKTDVINVVGLFSVINKECAASCEPRFQDFSVGKQNVSCCSTDLCNRNGAGSVSSSYAAMAAGLSASVLCVLLRNGL; encoded by the exons ATGAAGGCTTTTCTGGTCATCCTGCTGGCTGCCGTCCTGTGCACAGAGCCAG GTGGTTCTTTGAAATGTTACACGTGCAAGACGCAGCTCAGCAACTCCAACTGTCAGACGGAGACGACGTGTGCCAACACCTCACAAATGTGCAAGACGGATGTGATCA ACGTCGTGGGCCTTTTCAGTGTCATCAACAAGGAGTGTGCTGCGTCGTGCGAGCCGCGCTTCCAGGACTTCAGCGTGGGAAAGCAGAACGTTTCCTGCTGCAGTACCGACCTCTGCAACCGCAACGGGGCAGGCAGCGTGAGCAGCAGCTACGCCGCCATGGCAGCAGGGCTTTCCGCCAGCGTCCTCTGCGTCCTTCTGAGGAACGGGTTGTGA